A section of the Stenotrophomonas sp. 364 genome encodes:
- a CDS encoding MsnO8 family LLM class oxidoreductase translates to MSYLTSVLDKSPIRDGGTPEQALRDSLRLAQHAEHLGYHRYWFAEHHATPQLASPAPEVLAAWVLAQTGRIRVGTGGVMLRHYAPYKVAETFNLLASLAPGRVDLGIGKAPGGLPASTAALAAGRTPAGAFEQQLHDLEGFLSSSLPAFHPHAAAQARPLPRTPPERFLLGASPQSARLAAELGWRFVYAAHFDGDPRSIEAAFNAYRAVSAQAPLLATVAFAAPTAEAAARHLGALRIYKLHLGPGQTVNLPNPEAAAEYARQVGVADYRIEETHPSVLSGDAQHVRRALDDLHQRFGVGEFILDAPVADLDARLTSLELLSPAPRAAVA, encoded by the coding sequence ATGAGCTACCTGACCAGCGTGCTGGACAAAAGCCCGATCCGCGACGGCGGCACGCCCGAGCAGGCGCTGCGCGACAGCCTGCGCCTGGCCCAGCATGCCGAGCACCTCGGCTACCACCGGTACTGGTTCGCCGAACACCACGCCACCCCGCAGCTGGCCAGCCCCGCGCCGGAAGTGCTGGCGGCCTGGGTGCTGGCACAGACCGGGCGCATCCGCGTTGGCACGGGCGGGGTGATGCTGCGCCATTACGCGCCGTACAAGGTGGCCGAAACCTTCAACCTGCTGGCCAGCCTGGCCCCGGGCCGGGTGGACCTGGGCATCGGCAAGGCACCCGGTGGACTGCCGGCCTCCACGGCGGCGCTGGCGGCCGGACGTACGCCGGCCGGCGCGTTCGAGCAGCAGCTGCACGACCTGGAAGGCTTCCTGTCCAGCAGCCTGCCCGCCTTCCACCCGCATGCCGCCGCGCAGGCCCGGCCGCTGCCGCGCACGCCGCCGGAGCGCTTCCTGCTCGGTGCCAGCCCACAGAGCGCACGCCTGGCGGCCGAGCTCGGCTGGCGATTCGTCTATGCGGCGCATTTCGATGGCGACCCGCGCAGCATCGAAGCGGCCTTCAACGCCTACCGCGCGGTGTCCGCGCAGGCCCCGTTGCTGGCTACGGTGGCCTTCGCGGCGCCCACTGCCGAGGCGGCCGCACGCCATCTGGGCGCGTTGCGCATCTACAAGCTGCACCTGGGGCCGGGGCAGACCGTCAACCTGCCCAACCCGGAAGCGGCCGCCGAGTATGCGCGGCAGGTGGGCGTGGCCGACTACCGCATCGAAGAGACCCATCCCAGCGTGCTGTCGGGCGATGCACAGCATGTGCGCCGCGCGCTGGACGACCTGCACCAGCGCTTCGGCGTGGGCGAATTCATCCTGGATGCGCCGGTGGCCGACCTCGACGCACGCCTCACCTCACTCGAACTGCTGTCGCCCGCGCCCCGCGCGGCGGTGGCCTGA
- a CDS encoding GNAT family N-acetyltransferase: MSDLFLYTSVHDPLARPLFDGLEQEYDSRYADVRGRIGGSAREELERYPAEAFAAPVGAFLLLLRDGVAIAGGAFMPHRDADTAEFKRIWTLPGLRRQGIARRVLQELEDQAVRQGYRRVYLTTGFRQPEAVGLYLGHGYRALFDLHADPETVAHLPFEKHLPLLHPGANAAPPLRQGVHA, encoded by the coding sequence ATGAGCGACCTGTTCCTGTACACCTCGGTGCACGACCCGCTGGCCAGGCCGCTGTTCGATGGGCTGGAGCAGGAGTACGACAGCCGCTACGCGGACGTGCGTGGCCGTATCGGCGGCAGCGCCCGGGAAGAACTGGAGCGCTACCCGGCCGAGGCATTCGCTGCGCCGGTGGGGGCGTTCCTGCTGCTGCTGCGCGACGGCGTGGCCATCGCCGGCGGGGCGTTCATGCCGCACCGCGATGCCGACACCGCCGAGTTCAAGCGGATCTGGACGTTGCCGGGCCTGCGCCGCCAGGGCATCGCGCGACGCGTGCTGCAGGAGCTGGAGGACCAGGCCGTGCGGCAGGGCTACCGGCGCGTGTACCTGACCACCGGGTTCCGCCAGCCCGAAGCGGTGGGGCTGTACCTGGGCCATGGCTACCGCGCGCTGTTCGACCTGCACGCCGACCCGGAAACGGTGGCCCACCTGCCGTTCGAAAAGCACCTGCCGCTGCTGCATCCGGGCGCCAACGCCGCGCCGCCGTTGCGGCAGGGAGTCCACGCATGA
- a CDS encoding LLM class flavin-dependent oxidoreductase: MSKTSRPIPFGIMLQGPGSHMHAWKHPSNVADASVNLQYYIDVARTAEDHGIAFGFVADGLYINEKSIPHFLNRFEPITLLSALATATTKIGLAGTLSTSYSDPYTVARQFASLDLISGGRAGWNVVTSPLEGSGRNYGRPHPEHALRYQIADEYLEVVQGLWDSWDDDAFVRDRDSGTFFAPGKFRRLDHKGRFFQVEGPLNIQRSPQGQPVIFQAGASDDGIALAGKYADAVFTHAPSLEETRAFTQKVKNAAIAHGRSAADVKIFPGIGPIVGATAEDAEAKYQAIAALAGLDDALAYLGRFFDHHDFTQYDPDGPFPELGDIGANSFRSTTDKIKQDARAQGLTLRQVALQAVSPRPNFIGTAEHVADELIRWFEAGASDGFILGFSVQREGLDDFVSHVLPILQARGYHRGTLEGGTLRDHLGLPRKASRHDSDTALVRKAG; this comes from the coding sequence ATGAGCAAGACCTCGCGTCCCATTCCGTTCGGCATCATGCTGCAGGGCCCCGGCAGCCACATGCACGCCTGGAAGCATCCCTCCAACGTGGCCGATGCCAGCGTCAACCTGCAGTACTACATCGATGTGGCCCGCACCGCCGAAGACCACGGCATCGCGTTCGGCTTCGTTGCCGATGGTCTGTACATCAACGAGAAATCGATTCCGCATTTCCTCAACCGCTTCGAGCCGATCACGCTGCTGTCGGCGCTGGCCACGGCCACCACGAAGATCGGCCTGGCCGGCACCTTGTCCACCTCCTACAGCGACCCCTATACGGTGGCGCGGCAGTTCGCCTCGCTGGACCTGATCAGCGGCGGGCGCGCGGGCTGGAACGTGGTGACCTCGCCGCTGGAAGGCTCGGGGCGCAACTACGGCCGCCCGCATCCCGAGCATGCGCTGCGCTACCAGATCGCCGACGAATACCTGGAGGTGGTGCAGGGCCTCTGGGATTCCTGGGACGACGATGCCTTCGTGCGCGACCGCGACAGCGGCACCTTCTTCGCGCCCGGAAAATTCCGCCGGCTGGACCACAAGGGCCGGTTCTTCCAGGTGGAAGGGCCGCTCAACATCCAGCGCTCGCCACAGGGGCAACCGGTGATCTTCCAGGCCGGCGCGTCCGATGATGGCATCGCGCTGGCCGGCAAGTACGCCGATGCGGTGTTTACCCACGCGCCGTCGCTGGAAGAAACCCGCGCGTTTACCCAGAAGGTGAAGAACGCGGCGATCGCACACGGTCGCAGTGCCGCCGACGTGAAGATCTTTCCGGGCATCGGGCCGATCGTCGGCGCCACCGCGGAAGACGCCGAAGCCAAGTACCAGGCCATCGCCGCGCTGGCCGGGCTGGACGATGCACTGGCCTACCTGGGGCGCTTCTTTGACCACCACGATTTCACCCAGTACGACCCGGATGGCCCGTTCCCGGAACTGGGCGACATCGGCGCCAATTCCTTCCGTTCAACCACCGACAAGATCAAGCAGGACGCCCGCGCGCAGGGCCTGACCCTGCGCCAGGTGGCGTTGCAGGCGGTCAGCCCGCGCCCGAACTTCATCGGCACCGCCGAGCACGTGGCCGACGAGTTGATCCGCTGGTTCGAGGCCGGTGCCAGCGATGGCTTCATTCTCGGCTTCTCGGTACAGCGCGAGGGACTGGACGATTTCGTCAGCCACGTACTGCCGATCCTGCAGGCGCGGGGTTACCACCGTGGCACGTTGGAGGGTGGCACCTTGCGCGACCATCTTGGACTGCCGCGCAAGGCCAGCCGCCATGACAGCGACACCGCACTCGTGCGCAAGGCGGGCTGA
- a CDS encoding DUF3088 family protein, with product MSAYPPNKPILFLLDREFEDGQLPGQRFFCRHSLLLEGALSSIEGLDAQLDVRRIGFARPRREVIAEIGEQDQSLPKLVLPQGVQSAHASGAHDDRQYISGAEPILAALNGLLGIPVAHP from the coding sequence GTGTCTGCTTATCCCCCGAACAAACCCATCCTGTTCCTGCTCGACCGCGAATTCGAAGACGGCCAACTGCCGGGCCAGCGCTTCTTCTGCCGGCACAGCCTGCTGCTGGAAGGCGCGTTGTCGAGCATCGAGGGACTGGACGCGCAGCTGGATGTGCGCCGGATCGGATTTGCCCGGCCACGCCGCGAAGTGATCGCCGAGATCGGGGAACAGGACCAGTCGCTGCCCAAGCTGGTGCTGCCCCAGGGCGTGCAGTCGGCGCATGCCAGTGGCGCGCACGACGACCGCCAGTACATCTCCGGTGCCGAACCGATCCTGGCCGCACTGAACGGGTTGCTGGGCATTCCCGTGGCCCATCCCTGA
- a CDS encoding M20 aminoacylase family protein, translated as MTILHRPPVDIVPLHGGVLPAIAARNADAIAIRHDLHQHPELAFEEHRTSARVAELLQQWGYAVITGVGGTGVVGTLQRGQGGRRLGLRADIDALPIHEESGLGYASQRQGLMHACGHDGHTAILLAAAHYLAHHGRFDGTLQLVFQPAEETGSGASKMIADGLFERFPVDAIYGLHNWPGVPVGQFGFVDGPAMASVDWAKVRVVGKGGHGAEPQGSVDPILAAAHIVTALQSVVSRNVDPRQMGVVTVGSIHGGKAANVIPDAVELTLTVRAYLPEVRDTLRRRVTEIAEHTAAAFGARAEVAFPRGFPSVINHPEQTAFVRQVALDAFGAQQVVDGFAPRTASEDFAFLLQARPGSFVFVGNGDSAPLHSPRYVFNDAAIAPAASLWARLAERYLVEDAA; from the coding sequence ATGACCATTCTGCACCGGCCCCCGGTTGATATCGTTCCCCTGCACGGCGGCGTGCTGCCCGCCATTGCAGCGCGCAACGCCGACGCCATCGCGATCCGCCACGACCTGCACCAGCACCCCGAGCTGGCCTTCGAAGAGCATCGCACCAGCGCCCGCGTGGCCGAGCTGCTGCAGCAGTGGGGCTATGCGGTGATCACCGGCGTTGGCGGTACCGGCGTGGTGGGCACGCTGCAGCGCGGGCAGGGCGGCCGTCGCCTGGGCCTGCGTGCCGACATCGACGCACTGCCGATCCACGAGGAATCCGGGCTGGGCTACGCCAGCCAGCGCCAGGGATTGATGCATGCCTGCGGGCACGATGGCCACACCGCCATCCTGCTCGCGGCCGCGCACTACCTGGCCCACCACGGGCGCTTCGACGGCACCCTGCAGCTGGTGTTCCAGCCGGCGGAAGAAACCGGTTCGGGCGCATCGAAGATGATCGCTGACGGCCTGTTCGAGCGCTTCCCGGTGGATGCGATTTACGGCCTGCACAACTGGCCCGGCGTGCCGGTGGGCCAGTTCGGGTTCGTCGACGGCCCGGCGATGGCGTCGGTGGACTGGGCGAAAGTGCGGGTGGTGGGCAAGGGCGGCCATGGTGCCGAACCGCAGGGCAGTGTCGACCCGATCCTGGCCGCCGCGCATATCGTGACCGCGCTGCAGAGCGTGGTGTCACGCAATGTCGATCCGCGCCAGATGGGCGTGGTCACGGTGGGCTCCATCCACGGCGGCAAGGCTGCCAACGTAATTCCCGATGCGGTCGAGCTGACCCTCACCGTGCGCGCCTACCTTCCCGAGGTGCGCGACACCCTGCGCCGCCGCGTCACCGAGATTGCCGAACACACCGCGGCCGCCTTCGGTGCGCGTGCCGAGGTCGCGTTCCCGCGTGGTTTTCCCAGCGTGATCAACCATCCCGAGCAGACCGCGTTCGTGCGCCAGGTGGCGCTGGACGCGTTCGGTGCGCAGCAGGTGGTGGACGGGTTCGCGCCGCGTACGGCCAGCGAGGATTTCGCCTTCCTGCTGCAGGCGAGGCCGGGCAGTTTCGTCTTCGTGGGCAACGGCGACAGTGCGCCGCTGCACAGCCCGCGCTACGTGTTCAACGATGCAGCCATCGCGCCGGCCGCCAGCCTGTGGGCGCGGCTGGCCGAGCGTTACCTGGTGGAGGATGCGGCATGA
- a CDS encoding LLM class flavin-dependent oxidoreductase — MQLRHLAFLTPGSYRPDDPRSGLDDALALIALAEALGYDGAWVRHRHLEPGISSAAVFLAAASQHTRRIELGTAVIQLGYETPFRLAEDLSLLDVLSGGRLQVGVSTGPPPFADLVGHLLFDGDPTRIDFSHARVGRLIEALHGHPLGDPDTQVGNAVSQYRPRLQPHAPGLARRLWYGAGSLTSARWAAGQGLYLLLGNVARAESHADFVNTQREHLAVYRSGLADSATSRVAAGRVLVPLDGADAATRQRLLAFAARRHARTLEPQGPRRTVFAADVVGSAAQIVDLLQADPVLQQVDELRVELPYELPASDYRRILQIVAEQIAPALGWAGATAAPRLRAAP; from the coding sequence ATGCAGCTGCGGCATCTGGCCTTTCTTACCCCCGGCAGCTACCGGCCCGACGATCCGCGCAGCGGCCTGGACGATGCGTTGGCGCTGATCGCCCTTGCCGAGGCGCTCGGCTACGACGGCGCGTGGGTGCGGCATCGGCACCTGGAGCCGGGCATCAGCTCGGCGGCGGTGTTCCTGGCGGCGGCCAGCCAGCACACCCGGCGTATCGAACTGGGCACGGCGGTGATCCAGCTCGGCTACGAAACGCCGTTCCGCCTGGCCGAGGATCTGTCACTGCTGGACGTACTGTCCGGCGGCCGCCTGCAGGTGGGCGTGAGCACCGGACCGCCGCCATTTGCGGACCTGGTGGGCCACCTGCTGTTCGATGGCGATCCAACGCGGATCGACTTCTCGCATGCGCGGGTGGGGCGTTTGATCGAGGCGCTGCACGGACATCCACTGGGCGACCCCGATACGCAGGTGGGCAACGCCGTCTCACAGTACCGCCCACGGCTGCAGCCGCATGCGCCCGGGCTGGCACGTCGGCTCTGGTACGGCGCCGGTTCGCTGACGTCGGCACGCTGGGCAGCCGGGCAGGGGCTATACCTGCTGCTGGGCAACGTGGCGCGCGCTGAATCCCATGCGGATTTCGTGAACACCCAACGCGAGCACCTGGCGGTGTACCGCAGCGGCCTGGCTGATAGCGCGACCTCACGCGTTGCCGCCGGGCGCGTGCTGGTGCCGCTGGACGGCGCCGACGCCGCCACCCGCCAGCGGCTGCTCGCGTTTGCCGCGCGACGCCACGCGCGCACGCTGGAACCGCAAGGGCCGCGGCGCACAGTGTTTGCCGCGGACGTGGTGGGCAGCGCTGCGCAGATCGTGGACCTGCTGCAGGCCGACCCGGTGCTGCAGCAGGTGGACGAGCTGCGCGTGGAACTGCCCTATGAACTGCCCGCCAGCGACTACCGGCGGATCCTGCAGATCGTGGCCGAACAGATTGCGCCGGCGCTGGGGTGGGCAGGGGCTACCGCTGCCCCACGCTTGCGTGCGGCCCCATAA